CGTCAAAATCAAACCTGCCGCCGCTCATGGTACCCTCCGGTGCCCCCTCAGCCGGGCAGCTTTCCCAGGGGCGCAGCTCCGGGGCGGCTGCCGCATCCCCGAAGGGGCCGGGCTGGGCACCGCGACCGGCCGcccccgcctcgcctcgcccGGCCGAGGGGCCGGGGAACGGCAGGAAGGCGAGAtcggagggaggggaaaggggcagCCGAGCCGCCCCGCTACCTGCCCCGCCGCCGCGTCCCCGCCGCGGGCATGGGCCCCCCCCCGGGCGACCGAGCCCCGCTGCTGGGGAGCCGAGCCCAGCCCCGGGCGGAGGAAGGGGGTCCCCagccggccgccgcccgccccgtcccgtcccgctccGCTCTCCTCCCCCGCCGGGAGAAAGGTCAGCGCTGCCCTAACAAGGCCATCGGATCCCAGGAGCTGCTCCCAAAAATAACCCCCCGGAGCCCGGCCTCCGCCTCGGGGCCCTTTTATGAAGGAGGGAAGAGgcacatcccccccccgccccccccccccgggcagggatCCAGGCGGAGAAGAGGCTGGGAAAGTAAATGTCTGCTTAAAATagagcctgggaaggggcagcgTCGCTCCCCCcacaccgcccgcccgcccgccccagcgCACCGGCAGAGGAGGGGGCCGTGCCCCGCTCCGCCCCGACGGACCCCGGGGGGCGCCCGGGGCAGGGAACCAACGCGTCAGGGAGCGTCTTCAGGCAGGTTTGGTCGCACCGGTGGGGAAACGGGCAGAGTTAGAGCAAGGGGTAGAAGCACAGCCCTCGCCCAGGTTACAGCGTACATCTTACCCCGGCTGCTACTTTTAAAGTGAATTTCCAGAGCTGCTTTAAGGTAGTGAAGAGGATCCACAGAGAATCATTCCCCCCTCTCCCAAAGAGCAACAAACTTACCAAAATCTCCTTCTGTTTAACAGCTGGCAGCATAATTTAGCCTGGAAAATAAAGATGAGACCCTATACTTGGGGCAGTTGCAGACGCGCAGAGCAGTGACAGCCCATGTCCTCTCTACCACCTGTATTTGATGATCAGGAATGAAACACCAGGGTTACAGGCTAATCCAAGCCTTCTGCAGCCGCCCCTGCCCCATCTCCTAAAGACACTGTCACAGAAGGACCATGAAGAGATGACCTTCCCCTCCCTGACCACGAGCTGCTGAGAAGCTGCAAGGGCTGCGGGACGAGACCATGCCATCAGCAGGATGCGTTCTGCCCTTCCAGAGGGGCTCCCAAGGCCCACGCCGAGCTCTGGGGCAAAGCTGCCACAGGCAACAGTGAGTTCCAGACTCACGTAACACAGCTCTACAACTTGGACAACCTCCACATTGGTGTTTCTACAAACAAAAGGCATAGAAAAAAGCCATACAATATGTAACGGCAAGAAAAGCTAAGCATGTATATGCAGCACAAACTACACAATACCTGCAGGCACAGGTGAGAAGATCAACTGCCCAATATAAAGCTAATTACAAAAGACTTCAGTCTTATTCAGCCACAAGAAGGAATGGGCACTTCAGTCAGGGACTCCAACACAACAGAGGAGTGCTGCTTGGCAGACCTACCCCtctaatgcatttaaaaaaaaatttaaaaagtcagatttttaaattggctcaagtgggattttttttttttttttaaagctaagctCTTCGACTACTCAGTCATGCTTTCAAGGTTCTCTCTGCACAATTAAGGGTTGGAAATCCACATTTtctcaaagcaaaaccagaggtttttgttttgtggtttctgGGTAGACCAAAACATCCTAAAACACCCTGTAGTAGCAGAAGGGAAAGCGTTAAGGCAGCAGTCGCAGCTGCCCACAGTCTTGTATTTCATGGTGTTCCAGGATTTACCAGCCCAAATATGGTGTAACTGCCCTAAGAGGATGCCAAGTTCAGGACCATGTAATTATTTACTTAGCAACTCTTCCTAATCACATAGCACAGTTGTGAGCTGATAGTACACTTTGTTTAAATGTTAATAACTTATGCAGATGTTGGCATTTAAAGAGCCTTTGTTGACCGCTAACATACCACACAACGAGGCTTCAGAAAGTGCTAGCACTGTGCGCACACCAAGGCACCACCCAGAGCACGTCGTCTTTCTTCATTTTGGCAGAAAAAGTCCCATTCTCCCCCAAAAGGCTGAGGCTCAGAGGAGCCGGCTGTGCCCAGCCAGCCCGCAGCTGGCCTGGGGGGGACCTCTAGTGGCCCTGCACTGCTCGCCTGCCTCCCCAGCCTGCACCAGTTCACATCTTCCTACTCTACTTTTTTTTACATTACCTCCTGGATTTCCATCCGCTTTCTGTAACACGGTACTGAGCACTTGACTCTGCAGTCCCTAACCCTGCAGGTACCGGTCTGCGGTGACCAGTGACAGAAATGGTAAAAAGCAGCACCGTACAGAAAGGTGTTCTCAGCCCCACAACGCTGCggtggctgctgcctgccagcattTGGGAACAGGAAAGAATAAGTATTTGAGAAGTAAGGTCATTTTGCACTTTGAAGCTCAGCATTGCAGACAATAGTCACCGAACAATTGCCATGAATTCAGAATGCAGAAATACAACTACTTAAGAGCAGAGAAATGGGAGGGAGATGTGGGACCTAAGTACACTCTGCAAGGGGTAGATGACACTTCAGAACCGGCAAAACAGGTAAATTTGCTTGGCCACTTAGTTCTAAGGTACTAGGCACTGCCACAgaggtgacaaaaaaaaatccaaaacaacaaacaagagTAAAACTGAAGGATTTCACAGGGAAATGTTTGTCTCCATTTCTTCTCCAGACCTTACAGTCAAGAAATATTCAGGTACTGCAAATAGTAAAGACAACTCAACTCATCTCCCCCTCAACAAATCATATAATTTGATGGGATGTTCCCTTGCATATACGCGTATGTATAAGAGACAGACTGTGCTGATGCACACTAAGTATGGCAAACTGGTTGTTTCTAAAGAAACAATTCTGCCAAATCTCAGGAGAATGCAAAGCTCCACCAATATTTTGGACCTGGACAAAGCACCTAAAGTGGCAACGGTTTCATAAAAAgactgaaggggaaagaaaacactgtgctgAAGATTCCCCTACTGTGCAGCTCAAGTCTATGGATCTCAATACTTGCAGTGTTACACTTGGTGTTACAGAGCAGGctgaaaaaagccaacaacacGGTGCAGGAACCGGGACCACTGCAGGCTGTTTTGgccttcataaaaaaaataaatcgaaCAGGGTCCGtcccttcatttctccttttgttAACCAGAGAAGCAACCCCCCTGAAGAAGGCAGGGTATTTCTGCTGCTGCGGGAAAGTCTCTAAGGCCTGCTGGACACCCAACAAGAAATCACGCTTGCTTTACATTTTCCACTGAACAACGCAACAGAGATTAGAACAACCTCTTGAAACAATCTCGCTCTGATCATCCAAGTTTCTTGTCTAGCAAATGTTACGTTAACCTACCGGCATCTGACTACCTCAGCACCAACGACAGGGCAGGAGGATGCCTGTTCAGTCGATCAGAAATGAAGCCTCTTTATGCACAAAGAATGAACAATGCCCCCAACCCAGGAAAAGACAACTCTGCCTCCTGAATTTGCCTAGGGTAATAACAGTACCAAGAAGAGGACAGGAGACGGCTAAACTCTTTGTCCAGCTTAAATAACGAACATCAGCTAAGATGCAAAGAAGTGTTTTTATTGCAAGCACAGTGAGCAGGGAGTGGGTTGTATCTCACATGAATGCGACTGAGGGCAGATTTAAACCATCCACCCTTCTGGTTTTAGTGCTCATTGCTGTCAGGTGTACATCATTTCTGCCATGTGAGACATTTTCTTCGGAATATACAAGTAATATTCCATGTATCCCGAAAGATCTTCAATAGTCACATCATCCACAAAGGCCCTGGCTTGCTCAGAGCAGGAGCGTGGAGAACTTGAGGGAGTTCTTGATGGCAAAGACTGGGAGTGATCCTCAGAAACTGTTCTGTCAGGTGCCAACTGGAGGGTGCTCTGCAAGCCAGAGAATTTGTACACTTCCATATCTTGCCATCGTTTACACTGACAGGCTTTATCTGCACATGCACATGACTTGTTCGTGTTTAGCTTGCACATGGACTGAAAGTCAGAAAGCTCTGTAGTCTCTAGGCTTGCTTTGGATACTAGagaaagagcagctggagagtTCTGTTTGTTCTCCAAGGCCGACTGTGTAACAGAAGCTCCCAAAGACTCAACGTCAGCTCCCTTCTGGCCACCATCAGGAGCAATACCACATCGTTCATGTGCACAGGTTTCCTTTGGGACTGGCGTCCCAAACCCACTGCTGTCATCTGGGGCATCGATCTGGCTCTTGTGCACTAGCTGGCTGCACGTGGAATGTGGTTTTGTGTTGCAGTGGATAAACTTTGGAGGATGAAGAATTGGAGACTTGGAACGCCTGCGACGCTGGGTTCTCACAACTCCTCTTGAAGGCTTCTTCATAGATCTACCGGGGAAAGGGAGTGAAGATTCACTAAAAGACTTATTGCTGGATTACAAATAACATCGGTCAAAATCTCTACTGCATTTTTATTGCATGCAAGAGCCTTAAGCTCAGAGTATTTGCTCAGGGTATTCCACTGTCTTGGAATGTGACTTTGTTCTAGTCAAGCAGCtgtataaaatataaaaggaacaCCTGAGAAATTAAACCAAAAGTGTGTGCTTTTAAGGTTAGATAATGACTAAAGTACATGAGACGTGACAAAATAAGCTCTACAAGAAGGACCAAGCACAAGACAACAGCACAAAACAAATGAATCAAGACCAAAGGGTAGTTTTGTTTCAGTACAGGATGAGCGTGAATTTCCACACAGACACTCCAGAAaccaattatttattttaatctagtTCCCAAGGCATACTGACAGCTTCTGCAATATCAAACAGTTATTGAAAGAGATGTATTCATGATTGTTCAATTCAAAAACAGCAGTTCACATTTATATTAAGAAACATCTACGGTGTTTGGAGATCTATAGCTGAACAGCATTTCCTTTCACTTTGTATAATTGTAAATAAGAACAGTAGTCACGTACGAACAGAAAAATGTGGTGTAGAGTGTTTTAAACAGTCTCTGTAATAAAGAAAGCTTGGTTCCCTTGCGTAGGGGTGTAGTTACTAGAAAAGCTGTCTATTTAAAATTCCCTGTCAATGCAGTATCATTTGACGCAGTCTGATAATCCTAAGCTTCTCTTACCCATGCCAGGTTTCCTTAGAAGTACACACATTCTTAGATTTGGTTTCATCTGCTGCTGTTCTGACTAGTGTTCTCGGACTTGTCCTTTCGCccacagagagagaagcagtacatctgtgaaagagaaaaaagttaaCACCCTAGATTGGTCAGCATCATGAATATGAAAAAGCTTATGAATCTTCTTTCCCAGAAGAGATTGCCACAAATTATTTACAATATGTCTTAACAGACCTGCCCACAAAGACAACCCAAATCAGAAAGACAGCATTTACACATTCCTATCTCAAAAGTTTGGATAATGGACTCTCTCACCAACGTGATGCCATTCAGCAACTAGACTGCCAATCCAAACTCCACACGTCAATGATGAAGCACATACAATGGCTAAATTACAGTTTCCcggcagaggggaggagaaaaacaccATCACTGAAGAAATGCGTCTCTTTTTCCAGAGACAAATAAGCTAttctttcctaaaaataaatgttctttggaCATAAATAGACTTTGTTTAGCTGGTGAACACTTAAGTCTCTGTCTAGGACAACATAAGCTAAAACTCTTCATACTACTGCAAGCTCAATCACTTGAGCAACAGAGTTGTGTCAGCTCTTCAAATTCTATTCAAGCCAGGGACCTTAGAAGATTTACTAATTTTTCTGGTGTTATAAATTCCTCCCCAACTCCCATTTTCAAGGAGCTGCGATAATCCCAAGAACAATTTTTCCAAGTTGTGACTTCACATATTACACTGGAATTCACAAGGAAATGATTTTCCAAATCCTCTATCAAATTGGTTCGTAAGCAGGGTTGATTCCCTGAACGGTGAAGTTAAGTCTCCACACACTGTTCTAGGATAGCTTTAGCTGGTATTTAATAGAGGCCGAACTATTAGTCAAACACCTgctattttccatttaaagaacAATGAACACAGAGCAGTAAATTGAAGGTCAACAGCAAAAACTCTAAAGTAATTAAGTATGCCTGACTTGGCGGTGGGATTAGTGATACTGAAGAAGTGAGAGGCACTTAGGTGGCGATACATTTCTAACAAGTTTAATTACTTAAATGAAAGGTAACTTTAGAAGCCCATCTACTCACCATCTAAGTTCTACGGTAATTCTAGTTACCATCTTGATATTTACACGCTGCCTTACCCACACCTTCATTTCAGTCACCACCATAATTGCATCGCTGACAATAGCTTACTGAAACACAGTACTACAGAAGTAATATGTAATGGCGTACATTtgacagcagaaaaaacagtatatagcagctttttttttttttcctcatttcagacAAAAACGATCATCACCAACAGAAGACACATGCTGCTTGTGTTCTGCTCCCTGGGACAGGGAGGGCAAGTGCCACGCGGCAGATCTCCCACAAAACCAGACAACACAAAAAGGATTCTTTCCCATTTAGTGATTTTGGTTATAAATAGGAAATTTTTAAGTGACATCAATAAAAATAGCTTGTGTGGGAATCATGCAGTGAATCTAACGCTCTCCTTTACTGACATGGAAAGAACGTTTCTCTCCTGGGAAAAGATGGGAGTTTATTCTCATGACAGGCCTTCAGAGCCGTGACAATATGCTAACTTCAATAGCAGAGTTTTAGTGCTACAGACATAACCTCTGGCAGCCAGATTCACGCCAAAATTCATTTCAAGCACGTTGTCAACTGCTGATTAGCGTTAGGTTTGTTTCAAGCCTGTTGGGAGCTAACAAGGATCAAAGAAATCACAATTCCTTCCGAAGTgcagaatttatttcagtttgttcaACTAGAATGAAGGCTTTCAGTGCCTAACCTTTTGGAATTACTTCATTCCTTCAAATTTAACCACAAGGGTGTTCCCTTTGAGTCCGTTTGAAGATGTTAACTCCGTACCTCCCTGTGGTGTTACTTACCCAGCTGTGTCAACTCTTAGCTTTTTGAATgctgtctgcaggctttcctcttCTCCATCCTTAGCTTCCGTTTTCATTATTGGGATGGCCAGAAGCTGCCAGAGTTACCATGTACTGCTACAAGGAGAAAAGAGACAAGACTGTAAGAACCTTGTTAAAAACATTAGTTGCCCAGCAGCATcataatatatgaaaataaactCAAAATAGCACACTGAGCACACAAAGCTGAGGTCATTCTAGTAGAACATTTTTGAAAGTTGATTCAGAACAAGCTTTACGATACCCAAGAACGGAACAAACAGTCTCTTGTACAACTGCATAGGTGAACTAGcaaatttaaagtgaaatttgGGGTCAACAGTGTTTTGCACATCCACTACAGTTTAGACAGACTTTCCTGTTTGTCTTAAGAGTGTTACCAGAATAACTCCAGAAGAGGTGAAAAGCAAGAAGAAGCACCACCACTAGAAACAGTCAACTTTCTACAACTACTGTTTCTGACTTTGGGACTTGgttacatatatattaaaaaaacccaacccacaaaacaacaaaaaaaccagatttttcttAAACCAAGATAAAGCTTTAAGCTATACAACATTTTTTGATCTTATGTCTAGATCCCAGCAAGAGTAACACACTCCTATCAGAACATGATATTTTGATTGCAAATAGCTATTAAAATTTTCTGACATCAGAAGAAGCTCTTgcacaagtacaaatgcaaataATAGTACAAACATCAAACAATAAGCcttgttttaaataagaaaggGATTGATAAAACCCGGCTGATGTATTTCTTTAGAATCTGCCCTGGCCATCATTTAATCTAGCTACAAAGGAATCTCAAAACTTTCTAAATTTGATTCTCTTCAGTAGCATACTTTCCGCAATCACTTGCACATCCTACACCAGCCATGCTACTGCTAGAAAGTACTTCATGAAGGTTTTCTTCCTTAGCATGGGCTCTGCTTTTGCTGAGCAGCAGCCACCAACAGTACCAAGTCTCAGTTCTGCACCAGAGTACCTCAACCTCAGTATTTGTTGAAGTTTACCTGGCTGATTAACCTGCTTCATTTAATGCTTTTGACTTCTCTACTTCAGGAAAAACAGGGCTATTTGGTGTGGGTGCTATTACTGAGAGAGCCTTCGACTACACTGTATGGGTTGTGACAAGGTCATCTTCTCAGTCTTTATCTTTAAATTACAAGGttttcacactcaaaaccctTCTACAATGAAATCATTGCTTTggcagacaaggggagagcagtggatattttCCACCTGGACTTCattaaggcttttgacaccgtctcccCCAAGATGCTgatagagaagctgatgaagcacaggctggatgagcagacagcgAGGTGGACTGAAAACAGCCTGAACCGCTCCACCCAGGGGAGTGTGATCAGCGCCACGAAACCACGTTGGAGGTCAGTAACTAGTGGTGTATccaatactgggtccagttctgtttAGCATCTTCCTTAATGATGTGGATGACAGGGCAGAATGTACCTTCAACAAGtgtgctgatgacaccaaacagGGAGTGCCTGATGCACCAGAGcatcaacaggctggagaaagggactgacaggaacctcatgaacttcaacaaggggaagtgtcTGCCCCTGAAGAGGAACAAGCCTGTGTGCCAGGACATGCTGGGGCCAACCAGATGGAATGCGGCTTTGCAGAAGAAAGGCCCTGAGAGTCCTGACGGACAtcaagatattcaaaagctgtctggacgtgGTCTTGGGCAACCAGCTTGGGGTGGGCCTCCTTGCGCAGGGTGGGGTTGGACCTCCATGGATCCCTAccaacctcaaccgttctgtgattctgcatcTTCCTCAAGCTTTAAAAATCCATTAAGGTGACTATCCAAACAGTGAATGGCAATAGCTCCTGTAACAAGAACGCACTTATACAGAGCACTAACTCTACCTAATAATACAGCAATAATGCCTACGCTAGCACTGCACTGACCAACTAAGAAGCAGCTTTTTTGTAGCACGGAAAATAAAAGATCTTGCTGAAGAGAGAGGAGTAATCAGAACCTCTGCAGCTCAGTTACTTATGCAGACACAGAGTGGCAATTTCTGTTCCTTCACAACCTCATTCCAGTTGGAGCTGGTAGCTCTCCCCGCTATTGTTCCGACTGCTTGCTTGGCTATGATTTCATCTGGACACCCTGTATTGCAGACAACTATTATGACACATGCAGATGGATAATGTATCCCAACAATTTCAAGGCACACGTTGTCCAGTGAGTCAGCAAGTAAACACGAGAGGAGGAAGCTAACACACAGACTGACAACACGATGCTCATCTGAGCAAGTTATTATTTTAGATACTGTCTTAGTTAAAGACAACTAATCTGGTGAAACATACAGTCCCTCCttcaaaaagttttttttccttgacccAAATAGAAggttctttaaaattaaaaatttcatctacaacctttttttttaaaataccaaaccCCTGTATTATATAACCTAAACAAGAAAATGGTAGTAAAACATTTTTAGATCACCGTACTTTAACCAAAACGTACTACTAGtcttaaacaaaatattttattgtgctGCCCTTCATCACTGACGCAGTAAACCCTCAAAAAGATCCATAATTCATTCAGATAAAGACCCACTCACTCTGTGATAACTAAGCATAAGTTTAAGCATTTTAGACACACCAGCCAACCAGCACCAgtaccaagaaaaaaattaattactgtgaAAAACAACCAAAGTTTAACGTTGTGTCAAAAAAACACACGGAAACCCGTGTTCTTCATCTCCTGGGACAGCACACATCCATCCTTTCCCATTTCCAGCTATTCCCCAGCAGTACAGGACTTCTACAGTTCAGGCGTTAAACGCTCCAAGCCGCTCCCAGCCCAGACCCTCAGCCCAGGAGCGGCCCCAGAGCCGGGACACGGCCCGCCGCGATTCTCCGGCCGTCCATTGCCCGAACCAAACAGCCCCCCCGGCCGGTTCACCGTCTGTCCCACCCCCCGCACTTCCCCGCCCTCGGCCCCGGGGAACCCCGCGCCCAGCGACACCCCCAGCCTCAAGGAGGGGGGGCCCAGTGGACACCCCGGTCCCGCAGCCTGGGACAAGCCCTGGCACCGCCGCTCGGCCCCGACCCTAAGCGGGGAGGAAAAGGCCCAGCCGGCAGCGGGGGTGACTCAGCACaacccccgcgccccgccggggcTTTCCCCAGCGCTCGCTACCCCCGCCATGGGACGGGCGGCGGCCCGGAGACCCGCCAGAGAGGGCCCTATCGCGGGGACACGCAGCCCTccaggcccagaggagggcccGGGGCAGGGGAGGCTGCCCCACCGCCCGCACTCACCGCGCTCCCCGcgggcccggcccagcccccaCCGCCTCCCGCCGGGCACGGCCGACCGGATGTGACCCCCGCCTCCACCGGAAAAGGCGGGACCAGCGCCCTTGGCACAGGCGCTCAGCGGGCATGCGCGGCGCCGCGGGGTGGTGACCTCACTTCCTGTTGTGCTCCGCGAaccacccacctgccccccccccgcgaGCGTGAGGCGGCGGTGAGTGACCCCCGCGCCCCGGGGCGACCGGACACCCCCCTGTCACCGGGACAGCCCACATCCCCCCGGCTTCCTCACCGggagcgcccgccccgccccgccggcagaGCCGCTCAaacgccgggcgggcgggggcgggggcctTTCCCGCCCAGGCCGTGAGGGGAAGCCGGGAACGGGGGGGGTTGGTGTTAGGGTAACCGCCTGGCGGGGACTTCGGAACCTGCCTCTGGAGAGCATGTGTGTTCAGAGCGCGGCGTCAGACCCCcgtttctgtgtttcagtttgttctgCATGGCACAGCGGGCTGCGCGCTGAGAGCCCATCGATGGAATTGGAGGCtaaagatgaagaggaagagagtCTGCAAACAGCGTTCAAAAAGCTGAGGGTGGATGCGGCAGGGTAAGCAAGCAACAAAACAGACCCTGTAACTTGTCAGTTGCTTTTTACGTGTGtgttttctgctattttgaaTCTCAAAACAAACATCACAAGTTGGGAAA
The genomic region above belongs to Larus michahellis chromosome 12, bLarMic1.1, whole genome shotgun sequence and contains:
- the OSER1 gene encoding oxidative stress-responsive serine-rich protein 1, coding for MKTEAKDGEEESLQTAFKKLRVDTAGCTASLSVGERTSPRTLVRTAADETKSKNVCTSKETWHGSMKKPSRGVVRTQRRRRSKSPILHPPKFIHCNTKPHSTCSQLVHKSQIDAPDDSSGFGTPVPKETCAHERCGIAPDGGQKGADVESLGASVTQSALENKQNSPAALSLVSKASLETTELSDFQSMCKLNTNKSCACADKACQCKRWQDMEVYKFSGLQSTLQLAPDRTVSEDHSQSLPSRTPSSSPRSCSEQARAFVDDVTIEDLSGYMEYYLYIPKKMSHMAEMMYT